A genome region from Alphaproteobacteria bacterium includes the following:
- a CDS encoding tetratricopeptide repeat protein: MRLTLSAAALMLGLFAFSSQALAADPYANPYAPDTFEKPVMKEKKNQVPFREDSGLITAEYYLSTGKYSQALSVLNAVLSRHPMSADAYTYRGYAYYRLGDKKKARENYAKAISINPKHLGANRYIAQSYLEMGDLARAVEQMQVIRLTCGDSSCEELDELEALVNRYKRGQRVQEAAPAEDDEEDSKE; the protein is encoded by the coding sequence ATGCGCCTGACACTTTCCGCCGCCGCCCTGATGCTGGGGCTTTTCGCGTTTTCATCACAAGCGCTGGCGGCTGACCCCTATGCCAATCCATACGCGCCCGACACATTCGAAAAACCGGTGATGAAGGAAAAGAAAAACCAGGTACCGTTCCGCGAGGATTCAGGCCTGATCACAGCCGAATATTACCTATCGACCGGCAAATATTCGCAGGCGCTCAGCGTGCTGAACGCCGTGCTGTCGCGCCACCCGATGTCGGCGGATGCCTATACCTATCGCGGCTATGCCTATTACCGCCTCGGCGACAAGAAAAAGGCGCGGGAGAATTACGCCAAAGCCATCAGCATCAACCCGAAACATCTGGGTGCCAACCGCTATATCGCGCAAAGCTATCTGGAGATGGGCGACCTTGCCCGCGCGGTCGAGCAGATGCAGGTCATCCGCCTGACCTGCGGCGATTCAAGCTGCGAAGAACTGGACGAACTGGAAGCGCTGGTCAACCGCTATAAGCGCGGCCAGCGCGTGCAGGAAGCAGCGCCCGCTGAAGACGACGAAGAAGATTCCAAGGAATAA
- a CDS encoding response regulator: METTKGQVLVVDPSDIMRKLICGILVKSGYTVHDAAEADKGVELLSKRPDLVILDIDDETSDEVAFLRKMKRDYASTPTIALADDHVRDEVQKKIENMPKLSFFAKPVRPDALVAQVEALLSETEQARAAAEAKKSGAQIDIEQQRMGFMRRAIDLSQQKMEENCGGPFGAVIVRQGKIIGEGWNCVTSTNDPTAHAEMVAIRNATAAIKDFKLEGCDIYTSCEPCPMCLAAIYWARLDKIYYANMREDAEKIGFDDAFLYREVALPENKRSLPVFRLLREEANIVFDNWMAKMDKTAY; encoded by the coding sequence ATGGAAACGACCAAGGGGCAGGTACTCGTCGTCGATCCCAGCGACATCATGCGCAAGCTGATTTGCGGCATCCTGGTCAAGAGCGGCTATACCGTGCATGATGCGGCGGAGGCCGACAAGGGCGTTGAACTGCTCTCGAAGCGCCCGGATCTAGTGATCCTCGACATCGACGATGAAACTTCGGACGAAGTCGCCTTCCTGCGCAAAATGAAGCGCGATTACGCATCCACGCCCACCATCGCCCTTGCCGACGACCATGTGCGCGACGAAGTGCAGAAAAAGATCGAGAATATGCCGAAACTTTCTTTCTTCGCCAAGCCCGTGCGCCCCGACGCGCTGGTGGCGCAGGTGGAGGCGCTGCTGTCGGAAACCGAACAGGCGCGCGCGGCAGCCGAAGCGAAAAAAAGCGGCGCGCAGATCGATATCGAACAGCAGCGCATGGGTTTTATGCGCCGCGCCATCGACCTTTCCCAGCAGAAGATGGAAGAAAACTGCGGCGGTCCATTCGGCGCAGTGATCGTGCGTCAGGGCAAAATCATCGGCGAAGGCTGGAACTGCGTCACCAGCACGAACGATCCCACCGCCCATGCCGAAATGGTCGCGATCCGCAACGCCACCGCCGCCATCAAGGATTTCAAGCTGGAGGGCTGCGATATCTATACAAGCTGCGAGCCCTGTCCGATGTGCCTTGCCGCCATCTACTGGGCGCGCCTTGATAAAATTTATTACGCCAATATGCGCGAAGACGCGGAAAAGATCGGCTTTGACGACGCGTTTCTGTACCGCGAAGTCGCGCTGCCGGAAAACAAACGGTCGTTGCCCGTCTTCCGCCTGCTGCGCGAAGAAGCGAATATCGTCTTCGACAACTGGATGGCGAAGATGGACAAGACTGCTTACTAA
- a CDS encoding transglutaminase-like cysteine peptidase produces the protein MQLQKDQRTESTDCKTPDIHGNFIRSVGCTVRSYKLGDLLVNSGMITKCQLDKALATQKETGIRLGKALVEQGSLSAVQLYRKLAEQWCIKASTAGMALMMQVVTPSAASADQGSGGQNVRMAAAFTTAAVRPAVTPHGAPGLFGTSEVKSNGVAMFPKWTSVMARFDSQMKTQGDSQTVRNWKAQLEGLRGMSREQQIKEVNQYMNSVRYVEDSRNYGKSDQWSTPIEFLTRGGDCEDYAIAKYASLRALGFSADQMRVAIVQDKIKNVPHAILIVYDGGNTYVLDNQDKATRMAENVSRYKPIFSLNSDSWWLHKRA, from the coding sequence ATGCAGTTACAAAAAGACCAGCGCACAGAATCAACCGATTGCAAAACCCCCGATATCCACGGGAACTTCATCCGTTCGGTCGGTTGCACCGTTCGCAGCTATAAACTCGGTGACCTCCTTGTAAATAGCGGCATGATTACGAAATGCCAGCTGGACAAGGCGCTGGCCACCCAGAAAGAAACCGGTATCCGCCTTGGCAAGGCGCTGGTTGAACAAGGTTCTCTCTCGGCCGTGCAGCTGTATCGCAAACTGGCCGAACAATGGTGCATCAAGGCATCGACCGCCGGCATGGCGCTGATGATGCAGGTCGTCACCCCTTCCGCCGCCAGCGCCGATCAGGGATCGGGCGGGCAGAACGTGCGCATGGCAGCCGCCTTCACGACCGCCGCCGTCCGCCCCGCGGTGACCCCGCATGGCGCGCCCGGCCTGTTCGGCACATCCGAAGTGAAATCTAACGGCGTGGCAATGTTCCCGAAATGGACATCCGTCATGGCCCGTTTTGACAGCCAGATGAAGACGCAAGGCGACAGCCAGACCGTGCGCAACTGGAAAGCGCAGCTGGAAGGCCTGCGCGGCATGTCGCGCGAACAGCAGATCAAGGAAGTGAACCAGTACATGAACAGCGTGCGCTACGTCGAAGACAGCCGCAACTACGGCAAGTCAGACCAGTGGTCCACGCCGATCGAATTCCTGACCCGCGGCGGCGACTGCGAAGATTACGCAATCGCGAAATACGCGTCCTTGCGCGCGCTCGGCTTTTCGGCCGACCAGATGCGCGTGGCGATCGTGCAGGACAAAATCAAGAACGTGCCCCATGCCATCCTGATCGTTTATGACGGCGGCAACACCTATGTGCTGGACAACCAGGACAAAGCGACGCGCATGGCGGAAAACGTCAGCCGCTATAAACCCATCTTTTCGCTGAACAGCGACAGCTGGTGGCTGCATAAACGGGCATAA
- a CDS encoding D-alanyl-D-alanine carboxypeptidase: protein MTSRKFGFLQKLLMAVLAAGIFMSAPAAPSYAGITKYTGQHSKSKKKKTARGKAKPQPDRYGSIVIDAQSGYVLSEKNPDKKLFPASLTKMMTLYLTFEAIEKGTLTKYQRIPVSANAQYQPPSKLGLEAGYSIRVEDGILALVTRSANDAAVVLGEALGGSESRFARLMTFKAQQLGMRNTRFANASGLHDPEQYSSPRDMAILAQALMRDFPRYYRYFSTPSFTYNGITSLNHNKLMATYPGMDGLKTGYVYASGYNLTASAVQDNKRLIGVVFGGRTSASRNSTMRDLLDAGFERMKDPRVLAAIDKRLEAARGGLPKRKPATPTAKNEPTRMQPRTARTQTNLEAPGFRSMGMNTEEGDAQELAAAPAQDILDDEDMPEGAAPRSAFRTEPSTLGAPALPPMTARVTAPLPRKAPAAAAPQTATASRNILAPSTQKPMPLQSTNLRALAPAPAAAPANTTASAGGGLWAVQIGAFADQNAGMTALKSAHQKLPASLTAKTRYIIAPLQTNRGVIYRARLSGLEQSEAASACKVLQHACIVMAVQ from the coding sequence TTGACCAGCCGCAAATTCGGATTTTTGCAAAAGCTGTTGATGGCGGTTCTGGCCGCCGGCATCTTCATGTCCGCGCCCGCCGCGCCGTCTTATGCCGGCATCACCAAATACACCGGCCAGCACAGCAAATCGAAAAAGAAAAAAACCGCCCGGGGCAAGGCCAAGCCGCAACCCGACCGTTACGGGTCGATCGTGATCGACGCGCAATCGGGCTATGTGCTCAGCGAAAAGAACCCCGATAAGAAACTGTTCCCCGCGTCGCTGACGAAAATGATGACGCTCTACCTGACCTTCGAAGCGATCGAAAAAGGCACGCTGACCAAATACCAGCGCATCCCCGTTTCCGCGAACGCGCAATACCAGCCCCCGTCGAAACTGGGGCTGGAGGCCGGATATTCGATCCGGGTGGAGGACGGCATTCTTGCGCTTGTCACCCGTTCCGCCAACGATGCCGCCGTCGTGCTGGGCGAGGCGCTGGGCGGATCTGAATCCCGCTTTGCGCGGCTGATGACCTTCAAGGCGCAGCAGCTGGGCATGCGCAACACGCGTTTCGCCAACGCGTCCGGCCTGCACGACCCCGAACAATATTCGTCCCCGCGCGACATGGCCATTCTGGCGCAGGCCCTGATGCGCGATTTTCCGCGCTATTACCGCTATTTCAGTACGCCCAGCTTCACCTATAACGGCATCACGTCGCTGAACCACAACAAGCTGATGGCGACCTATCCCGGCATGGACGGGTTGAAAACCGGCTATGTCTATGCGTCCGGCTATAACCTGACCGCTTCCGCTGTGCAGGACAATAAACGCCTGATCGGCGTGGTGTTCGGCGGGCGCACATCGGCGTCGCGCAACAGCACGATGCGCGACCTGCTGGATGCGGGCTTCGAACGCATGAAGGACCCGCGCGTGCTGGCCGCGATCGACAAGAGGCTTGAGGCCGCGCGCGGCGGGCTGCCCAAGCGCAAGCCTGCAACGCCGACCGCCAAAAACGAACCCACGCGCATGCAGCCGCGCACCGCGCGCACGCAGACCAACCTTGAGGCACCCGGCTTCAGATCGATGGGCATGAACACCGAAGAGGGCGACGCGCAAGAGCTTGCAGCCGCACCCGCGCAGGACATCCTTGACGACGAGGATATGCCGGAAGGCGCAGCGCCAAGATCCGCCTTCAGGACCGAACCTTCGACGCTGGGCGCACCCGCCCTGCCGCCCATGACCGCGCGTGTCACCGCGCCGCTGCCGCGTAAGGCACCTGCCGCCGCCGCACCGCAAACGGCAACCGCCAGCCGCAACATTCTGGCGCCGTCGACACAGAAACCGATGCCCCTGCAATCCACCAACCTGCGCGCGCTGGCACCCGCGCCCGCAGCCGCGCCCGCGAACACGACGGCATCTGCGGGGGGCGGTTTATGGGCGGTGCAGATCGGTGCTTTCGCCGACCAGAATGCCGGCATGACCGCGCTGAAATCCGCGCACCAGAAGCTGCCCGCATCGCTGACCGCCAAAACCCGTTATATTATTGCGCCGCTGCAGACCAATCGCGGCGTTATTTACCGTGCCCGGCTGTCGGGGCTGGAACAGTCCGAAGCGGCATCGGCCTGCAAGGTACTGCAGCACGCCTGCATCGTGATGGCCGTGCAGTAA
- a CDS encoding D-alanyl-D-alanine carboxypeptidase, with protein MKPGKPKKNKLLRNIVLALAFNAAAAAPALAQRQPAPDARPDRYAAIVVDANSGRVLYERDATQSLHPASTAKMMTAYLVFQALKDGRLTTDQMIDVSYNAASQPRTNLAMMTANVSGRGRNRSVTLRQNTRQISVENALTGMLTHSANDAAVVLAEALGGSEDNFATMMTREAQRLGMRHTRYTNANGLPDPRQTTTVEDLALLARAILRDFPEYQHYFAVPRFSFNGYTWNNTNKLLGSYEGLDMGKTGFINASGWNLAASAQRGSERVIGIVFGARTPTERGLDMQRLLDFGFQKIENPAARFRFGRDNGPNGDRYVLLPPPVTVSPDTILQAQPNTAPDTAEREPLFPIRVARSYFTPAFNAAVEPFTLPPEPAQPENGGLLVPGNGNGNDQPPLPEEDKGPKAIVPRGSGDCRPKPPALA; from the coding sequence ATGAAACCGGGCAAGCCGAAGAAGAACAAATTACTGCGTAATATTGTGCTGGCACTGGCCTTCAACGCCGCCGCAGCCGCCCCTGCCCTTGCACAGCGCCAACCCGCCCCCGATGCGCGCCCCGACCGCTATGCCGCGATCGTGGTCGATGCCAATTCAGGCCGCGTTTTGTACGAACGCGACGCGACCCAGTCGCTGCACCCCGCATCGACCGCCAAAATGATGACGGCATACCTTGTTTTTCAGGCGCTGAAAGACGGCCGCCTGACAACCGACCAGATGATCGACGTGTCGTATAACGCCGCGTCCCAGCCGCGCACCAACCTTGCCATGATGACGGCAAATGTCAGCGGGCGCGGGCGCAACCGCAGCGTGACCCTGCGCCAGAACACCCGCCAGATCAGCGTCGAAAACGCCCTGACCGGCATGCTGACCCATTCCGCGAACGATGCCGCCGTCGTGCTGGCCGAGGCGCTGGGCGGTTCGGAGGATAATTTCGCGACGATGATGACGCGCGAGGCGCAGCGCCTCGGCATGCGCCATACGCGCTACACAAATGCGAACGGCCTGCCGGACCCGCGCCAGACGACGACGGTCGAGGACCTGGCATTGCTGGCGCGCGCGATTTTGCGCGATTTCCCTGAATATCAGCATTATTTCGCCGTTCCGCGCTTCAGCTTCAACGGCTATACCTGGAACAACACCAACAAACTGCTGGGCAGCTATGAAGGCCTCGACATGGGGAAGACCGGCTTTATCAACGCGTCCGGCTGGAACCTGGCGGCATCCGCCCAGCGCGGGTCGGAGCGCGTGATCGGCATCGTGTTCGGCGCGCGTACGCCCACGGAACGCGGTCTTGATATGCAACGCCTGCTGGATTTCGGCTTCCAGAAAATCGAAAATCCTGCGGCGCGTTTCCGCTTCGGCCGCGACAATGGGCCGAACGGCGACCGTTACGTCCTGCTGCCCCCGCCCGTGACTGTTTCTCCCGACACCATTTTGCAGGCACAGCCGAATACCGCCCCCGACACGGCCGAGCGCGAACCGCTGTTCCCGATCCGCGTCGCAAGGTCGTATTTCACCCCCGCCTTCAACGCGGCGGTCGAGCCCTTCACCCTGCCGCCGGAACCGGCACAGCCGGAAAACGGCGGGCTGCTGGTGCCGGGCAACGGCAACGGCAATGACCAGCCCCCGCTCCCCGAGGAGGATAAAGGCCCGAAAGCGATCGTACCGCGCGGCAGCGGCGACTGCCGCCCGAAGCCTCCGGCGCTTGCCTGA
- the rfaE1 gene encoding D-glycero-beta-D-manno-heptose-7-phosphate kinase — MLENSALFKDLTKLSAARVLCLGDVMLDRFIYGGIERISPEAPIPVLLVEREKHMLGGAGNVVANIAALGAKAVLVAVVGNDAAGADVAKHLGELGVDAQLETSSDRFTTVKSRFVSAGQQMLRVDREKTANIPADVEDRVIARAEKIIPTVGAVILSDYKKGLLTERVVSGVIDIARRHNVPVVVDPKGTDFSRYRGASVITPNRKELETATAMKAGTDEEVRAAAMKIITGCGVPAVLATRSRDGMSLVTNDENPLHIPANMREVFDVSGAGDTVIATFASAMAAKIPMRNAALLANIAAGIVVGKPGTATARPEEIETAISGGYAMEKQAYQRKTKFATRDGAAEQADRWRTRGFKVGFTNGCFDLLHPGHVATLRQAKAACDYLVVAINSDASVKRLKGPTRPVQDEQARAAILSALEMVDIVVVYDEDTPIETLKAVKPDVLVKGGQYKLEEVVGYDLIQQWGGKVVRADMEDGFSTTNTIAKMAG, encoded by the coding sequence ATGCTTGAAAATTCAGCCCTTTTTAAAGACCTGACGAAACTTTCCGCCGCGCGCGTACTGTGCCTTGGCGATGTGATGCTCGATCGTTTCATTTACGGCGGCATCGAACGCATTTCCCCCGAAGCGCCGATTCCGGTGCTGCTGGTCGAGCGGGAAAAGCACATGCTGGGCGGCGCGGGCAACGTGGTCGCCAATATCGCGGCGCTGGGCGCCAAAGCCGTGCTGGTGGCTGTTGTCGGCAACGATGCCGCAGGTGCGGATGTGGCGAAGCACTTGGGCGAACTGGGCGTAGATGCGCAGCTGGAAACTTCCTCCGACCGCTTCACGACCGTCAAAAGCCGTTTCGTGTCAGCAGGCCAGCAGATGCTGCGCGTCGACCGCGAGAAAACAGCGAACATCCCCGCCGACGTCGAAGACCGTGTCATCGCGCGCGCCGAAAAAATCATCCCGACTGTCGGTGCGGTCATTTTGTCCGACTACAAAAAAGGCCTGCTGACTGAACGCGTGGTATCGGGCGTGATCGACATCGCGCGCCGCCACAATGTGCCGGTCGTGGTCGATCCCAAGGGCACGGATTTCTCCCGCTACCGCGGCGCATCGGTCATCACGCCGAACCGCAAGGAACTGGAAACCGCAACGGCGATGAAGGCCGGTACGGATGAAGAAGTGCGCGCGGCGGCGATGAAGATCATCACCGGCTGCGGCGTTCCCGCCGTGCTGGCGACGCGTTCGCGCGACGGCATGTCGCTGGTCACAAACGATGAAAATCCGCTGCACATTCCCGCCAATATGCGCGAAGTCTTCGACGTATCGGGCGCGGGCGATACCGTGATCGCGACCTTTGCATCCGCGATGGCGGCGAAAATCCCGATGCGCAATGCGGCGCTGCTGGCGAACATCGCGGCGGGTATCGTGGTCGGTAAGCCCGGCACCGCAACCGCGCGCCCCGAAGAAATCGAAACCGCTATTTCGGGCGGCTATGCGATGGAAAAACAGGCCTATCAGCGCAAGACGAAATTCGCCACGCGCGACGGCGCGGCCGAACAGGCCGACCGCTGGCGCACGCGCGGGTTCAAGGTCGGCTTCACCAATGGCTGCTTTGACTTGCTGCATCCCGGCCATGTGGCGACGTTGCGTCAGGCCAAGGCCGCCTGCGATTATCTTGTTGTCGCGATCAACAGCGACGCGTCGGTGAAGCGCCTGAAAGGCCCCACGCGCCCTGTGCAGGACGAACAGGCGCGCGCCGCGATTTTGTCGGCGCTGGAAATGGTCGATATCGTTGTTGTGTACGACGAAGACACCCCCATCGAAACGCTGAAGGCCGTGAAGCCCGATGTGCTGGTCAAAGGCGGGCAGTACAAGCTGGAGGAAGTCGTCGGTTACGACCTGATCCAGCAATGGGGCGGCAAAGTCGTGCGCGCCGACATGGAAGATGGTTTTTCGACCACAAATACCATTGCGAAAATGGCTGGCTAA
- the clpA gene encoding ATP-dependent Clp protease ATP-binding subunit ClpA, whose protein sequence is MLSRQLEQTLHRALAHANARHHEFATLEHLLLALTDDQDAVAVMRACGVDLDLLKQEVSHYIDTELQNLVHPASEEAKPTSSFQRVLQRAAIHVQSSGREEVTGANVLVALFSERESNAVFFLQEQEMTRFDAVNYISHGIAKVPGQTEARTVHGANDDAQEENVIKKGREALDAYCINLNNKAINGKIDPLIGRESEVERTIQVLCRRSKNNPLYVGDPGVGKTAIAEGLARRITEGDVPEVLKNATIYALDMGSLLAGTRYRGDFEERIKAVLTELQAIEGSVLFIDEIHTVIGAGATSGGAMDASNLLKPSLSSGSLRCIGSTTYKEYRNHFEKDRALVRRFQKIDVNEPNIEDAIRILKGLKPYYEEHHKVTYSEEAIRAAVELSARYIGDRKLPDKAIDVIDEAGAAQMLLPEDKRKKVIGLSDIEATVSKIARIPPKTISKDDKEALANLERDLRTLVFGQDQAIEALTSAIKLSRAGLREPEKPIGSYLFSGPTGVGKTEVARQLAKSLGVELTRFDMSEYMERHSVSRLIGAPPGYVGFDQGGMLTDKIDQHPHSVVLLDEIEKAHPDLFNILLQVMDYGKITDNNGKTVDCRNIILIMTTNAGASDMAKATMGFERTVREGDDEEAINRTFTPEFRNRLDAVIPFKALSPATIGRVVDKFIMQLEAQLGDRGVTIELTSEARQWLGKKGYDPAMGARPLGRVIQEHVKKPLAEELLFGRLTKGGAVKIGVKAEKLVFEYPPAKSGKSPGPELEHEHVK, encoded by the coding sequence ATGCTCTCACGCCAGCTGGAACAGACTCTCCACCGCGCGCTTGCCCATGCCAATGCGCGCCATCACGAATTCGCGACGCTGGAGCATCTGCTGCTCGCGCTCACCGACGACCAGGACGCGGTCGCCGTCATGCGTGCCTGCGGCGTCGATCTCGATCTTTTGAAACAGGAAGTGTCGCATTACATCGACACCGAATTGCAGAACCTTGTCCATCCGGCATCCGAAGAAGCAAAGCCCACCTCCAGCTTCCAGCGCGTGCTGCAGCGTGCGGCGATCCATGTGCAGTCGTCGGGGCGCGAGGAAGTGACGGGCGCGAACGTGCTGGTCGCGCTGTTCTCCGAGCGTGAAAGCAACGCCGTGTTCTTCCTGCAAGAACAGGAAATGACGCGTTTCGATGCCGTCAACTATATCTCCCACGGCATCGCCAAAGTGCCGGGTCAGACCGAGGCGCGCACGGTGCATGGCGCGAATGACGACGCGCAGGAAGAAAACGTCATTAAAAAAGGCCGCGAAGCGCTGGATGCCTATTGCATCAACCTGAACAACAAGGCCATCAACGGCAAGATCGACCCGCTGATCGGCCGCGAAAGCGAAGTGGAACGCACGATACAGGTGCTGTGCCGCCGCTCCAAAAACAACCCGCTCTATGTCGGCGATCCCGGCGTGGGCAAGACGGCGATTGCCGAAGGCCTTGCGCGCCGCATCACCGAAGGCGATGTGCCGGAAGTGCTGAAAAACGCCACTATTTACGCGCTCGACATGGGCTCTCTGCTGGCGGGCACCCGCTATCGCGGCGATTTCGAGGAGCGCATCAAGGCCGTGCTGACCGAATTGCAGGCGATCGAAGGCTCTGTTCTGTTCATCGATGAAATACATACCGTGATCGGCGCGGGTGCGACCTCCGGCGGTGCGATGGATGCGTCGAACCTGTTGAAACCATCGCTCTCTTCCGGTTCGCTCCGCTGCATCGGCTCGACCACCTACAAGGAATACCGCAACCACTTCGAAAAAGACCGCGCGCTGGTGCGCCGCTTCCAGAAGATCGATGTCAATGAGCCGAATATCGAAGACGCAATCCGTATTCTCAAAGGCTTGAAGCCTTATTACGAAGAACACCACAAGGTGACCTATTCCGAAGAAGCCATCCGCGCGGCGGTGGAATTGTCGGCGCGCTATATCGGCGACCGCAAACTGCCCGACAAGGCTATCGACGTGATCGACGAAGCGGGTGCCGCGCAAATGCTGCTGCCGGAAGACAAGCGCAAGAAAGTGATCGGCCTTTCCGATATCGAGGCGACAGTGTCGAAAATCGCGCGCATCCCGCCAAAAACAATCAGCAAGGACGACAAGGAAGCGCTTGCCAATCTGGAGCGCGACCTGCGCACGCTGGTCTTCGGGCAGGATCAGGCGATCGAGGCGCTGACATCCGCCATCAAGCTCAGCCGCGCCGGATTGCGCGAACCGGAAAAGCCGATTGGTTCCTACCTGTTCTCCGGCCCCACCGGTGTCGGTAAAACCGAAGTCGCGCGCCAGCTGGCGAAATCGCTGGGCGTGGAACTGACGCGTTTCGACATGTCCGAATACATGGAACGCCATTCGGTCTCGCGCCTTATCGGCGCACCTCCCGGCTATGTAGGCTTCGATCAGGGGGGCATGCTGACCGATAAAATCGACCAGCATCCCCATTCGGTCGTGCTGCTTGACGAAATCGAAAAGGCGCATCCGGATTTGTTCAATATCCTGTTGCAGGTGATGGACTACGGCAAAATTACCGACAACAACGGCAAGACGGTCGATTGCCGCAACATCATCCTCATCATGACCACCAATGCCGGCGCGTCCGACATGGCGAAGGCGACGATGGGCTTCGAGCGCACGGTACGCGAAGGCGACGACGAAGAGGCGATCAACCGCACCTTTACGCCCGAATTCCGCAACCGCCTTGATGCCGTGATCCCGTTCAAGGCGCTGTCACCCGCAACCATCGGCCGTGTCGTCGATAAATTCATCATGCAGCTGGAGGCGCAGCTGGGCGACCGCGGCGTGACGATCGAACTGACATCCGAAGCGCGTCAGTGGCTCGGCAAAAAAGGATATGATCCCGCGATGGGCGCGCGCCCGCTCGGCCGCGTCATTCAGGAACATGTCAAAAAGCCGCTGGCCGAAGAACTGCTGTTCGGCCGCCTGACCAAGGGCGGCGCGGTCAAGATCGGCGTGAAGGCTGAAAAGCTTGTCTTTGAATACCCGCCCGCAAAATCCGGCAAAAGCCCCGGCCCCGAACTCGAACACGAGCATGTGAAATAA
- the clpS gene encoding ATP-dependent Clp protease adapter ClpS — protein MKFKDSGVQRLKTTLTAGNDDDRDTGRPGRTDVGVLTRTRAKTKKPSMYRVLLLNDDFTPMDFVVHVLEKFFGKNKQEATEVMLQVHRRGVGVCGTYTYEVAETKVNLVMDYARKNEHPLQCTMEKE, from the coding sequence ATGAAATTCAAGGATTCTGGCGTGCAACGGCTCAAAACCACCCTGACTGCGGGAAATGATGACGATAGAGACACCGGACGGCCCGGCCGCACCGATGTGGGGGTGCTGACGCGTACCCGCGCAAAGACCAAAAAACCGTCGATGTACAGGGTTCTTCTGTTAAATGACGATTTCACGCCGATGGACTTCGTCGTTCACGTTTTAGAAAAGTTTTTCGGCAAGAATAAGCAGGAAGCAACCGAAGTGATGCTTCAGGTCCATCGCCGTGGCGTCGGCGTCTGCGGGACCTATACTTATGAAGTGGCGGAAACCAAGGTGAACCTCGTCATGGACTACGCCCGCAAAAACGAACATCCATTGCAATGCACGATGGAAAAAGAATAA
- a CDS encoding N-formylglutamate amidohydrolase: MAKNVFSIDLPLTSASCVVADSPHSGKDYPADFDYTCDLHSLRQAEDMAVDQLYNFMPAIGVPLLQAQFPRSYIDANRAELPVQNLEGEYDGGDSSLVRGVISPRHTAKIYDRTLSLSEVFNRVADYHRPYHDKLAAMIDDAHARHGKSVHLNLHSMPSTINRGTGVNPFDIAIGTRDGDTCAPHIAEKLRALFAAKGYNAVIDTQGYRGAEIVRRHGDPVNDRHSVQVEVNRALYMDEKTLQLKPQFTAFQNDLREIMCDFIAWCDSPAVASRPQPSAGATPKRPAA; this comes from the coding sequence GTGGCAAAAAATGTGTTCAGCATTGACCTGCCTTTGACATCCGCATCCTGCGTGGTGGCGGACAGCCCCCATAGCGGCAAGGATTACCCCGCCGATTTCGATTACACCTGCGACCTGCATAGTTTACGGCAGGCGGAGGATATGGCGGTCGATCAGCTTTACAATTTCATGCCCGCCATCGGCGTGCCGCTGCTGCAGGCGCAATTTCCGCGCAGCTATATCGATGCCAACCGCGCGGAGCTGCCGGTGCAAAACCTCGAGGGGGAATATGACGGCGGCGACAGCAGCCTTGTGCGCGGCGTGATATCGCCCCGCCATACGGCGAAAATCTATGACCGCACATTATCCCTCTCCGAAGTGTTCAACCGCGTCGCCGATTACCACCGCCCTTATCACGACAAGCTGGCGGCGATGATCGACGATGCCCATGCGCGGCACGGCAAATCTGTTCACCTGAATTTGCATTCCATGCCCTCCACCATCAATCGCGGCACGGGCGTGAACCCGTTTGATATCGCCATCGGCACGCGCGACGGAGACACTTGCGCGCCGCATATCGCGGAAAAGCTGCGCGCGCTGTTTGCGGCTAAAGGTTACAACGCTGTGATCGATACGCAGGGCTATCGCGGCGCGGAAATCGTGCGACGTCATGGCGACCCCGTGAATGACCGCCACAGCGTGCAGGTGGAGGTCAACCGCGCACTGTATATGGATGAAAAAACGCTGCAGCTGAAACCGCAATTCACGGCATTTCAGAATGACCTGCGCGAGATCATGTGCGATTTTATCGCATGGTGCGACAGCCCCGCCGTTGCCAGCAGGCCGCAGCCTTCGGCGGGTGCAACGCCGAAACGTCCTGCCGCTTAA
- a CDS encoding acylphosphatase, which produces MNTPVPTETIRVFVHGFVQGVSYRRWLQSQAIERGIYGWVRNRSDGSVEALLHGEAHAVDDMVRACRHGPSLARVDKLHSEPAQYDGIQDFRIEQTVPV; this is translated from the coding sequence ATGAATACGCCCGTACCGACAGAAACGATCCGCGTCTTCGTCCACGGCTTTGTACAAGGCGTGAGCTATCGCCGCTGGCTGCAGTCGCAGGCCATTGAACGCGGCATTTACGGCTGGGTGCGCAACCGGTCGGATGGCAGCGTGGAAGCGCTGCTGCACGGCGAAGCGCATGCCGTCGATGACATGGTGCGCGCCTGCCGCCACGGCCCCAGTCTGGCAAGGGTTGACAAGCTCCATAGCGAACCAGCACAGTATGACGGCATCCAAGATTTCCGCATCGAGCAAACTGTACCGGTATAA